From a single Eleginops maclovinus isolate JMC-PN-2008 ecotype Puerto Natales chromosome 20, JC_Emac_rtc_rv5, whole genome shotgun sequence genomic region:
- the olfml3b gene encoding LOW QUALITY PROTEIN: olfactomedin-like protein 3A (The sequence of the model RefSeq protein was modified relative to this genomic sequence to represent the inferred CDS: inserted 1 base in 1 codon): MRGLVVLVTLVCFASAQHQALIDYLERRLLAIEDRISLWHEQTARYASELRELKQQMVSQLESLDKEXEFLRVNLDGVGTRVDRVERELDYLETQNGAQPCVDVDDKLIEQQVTLVKEKQKAKYSKLSDCSDMISSIKAMKILKRVGGPKGMWTKDTGRGSGKVFIFNGTDEDTIHEFSSIQDFARSLGMSLSKNLKLPSAWKGTGHVVLNNYAYYINQVEEMMVVKYDMKNGSVTDSAVFPVQDHLPVYGLTPETVMDLAVDEEGLWAIYATRQNERYISMAKMDANSLDIEQMWETNCQRENAEAAFVICGTLYVVYNTKQPGRSRIQCVFDVNDMVTNEEAPLVYFPKRYGAHSSLKYNPQEQLLYAWDDGYQILYKLIMKKKLEI; this comes from the exons GACCGGATCTCTTTGTGGCATGAGCAGACCGCCCGCTACGCCTCGGAGCTGCGGGAGCTGAAGCAACAGATGGTGTCCCAGCTGGAGAGCCTAGATAAAG AAGAGTTTCTGAGGGTGAATCTGGACGGCGTGGGGACGAGGGTGGACCGTGTGGAGCGAGAGCTGGACTACCTGGAGACACAGAATGGCGCTCAGCCGTGTGTAGACGTCGACGACAAGCTGATAGAGCAGCAGGTGACGTTGGTGAAGGAGAAGCAGAAGGCTAAGTACTCAAAACTATCAG ACTGCAGTGACATGATCTCTAGCATAAAGGCCATGAAGATCTTGAAGCGAGTTGGAGGGCCAAAGGGTATGTGGACCAAAGACACGGGCCGGGGCTCTGGAAAGGTCTTCATCTTTAATGGGACAGATGAAGACACCATCCATGAATTCTCCTCCATTCAGGACTTTGCTCGCTCACTTGGGATGTCTCTGTCCAAGAACCTGAAGCTGCCGTCCGCCTGGAAGGGAACAGGACATGTTGTCTTAAACAATTACGCATACTATATAAACCAGGTAGAAGAGATGATGGTGGTTAAATATGACATGAAGAACGGCTCTGTGACGGACAGCGCTGTGTTTCCAGTGCAGGATCATCTCCCCGTATATGGCCTGACCCCAGAGACAGTGATGGACCTGGCTGTGGACGAGGAAGGTTTGTGGGCCATTTACGCCACGCGGCAGAACGAGAGGTACATCTCTATGGCCAAAATGGACGCCAACTCGCTTGACATTGAGCAAATGTGGGAAACAAACTGTCAGAGGGAGAACGCAGAGGCGGCTTTTGTCATCTGTGGCACTTTGTATGTGGTCTACAACACCAAGCAGCCAGGGCGCTCACGtatccagtgtgtgtttgacgtCAATGACATGGTGACCAACGAAGAAGCACCACTGGTTTACTTTCCAAAGCGTTACGGAGCTCACTCCAGTCTGAAATACAACCCTCAGGAGCAGCTACTCTACGCCTGGGACGATGGCTACCAGATCCTCTACAAGCTTATCATGAAAAAGAAACTAGAAATCTGa